The Planctomycetaceae bacterium genome has a segment encoding these proteins:
- a CDS encoding PEP-CTERM sorting domain-containing protein (PEP-CTERM proteins occur, often in large numbers, in the proteomes of bacteria that also encode an exosortase, a predicted intramembrane cysteine proteinase. The presence of a PEP-CTERM domain at a protein's C-terminus predicts cleavage within the sorting domain, followed by covalent anchoring to some some component of the (usually Gram-negative) cell surface. Many PEP-CTERM proteins exhibit an unusual sequence composition that includes large numbers of potential glycosylation sites. Expression of one such protein has been shown restore the ability of a bacterium to form floc, a type of biofilm.) produces MKMSAITIVAATAVLVLMGSSASAGLIHQWTFDDSANRLADTGSSPSGLAIVSGSAGYIYGRDPNPARAMLLFGYSKAATTVTSFGSSFTMETWLYLDAAGSNGWLRPMNGWTQSPCSLHMGNNMIGTTVGANPSYSATATAGGAWSAPMYTWIFIAVVADAANGVAKTYAKSTNDAALTLVAQGAYNGSSTAANAFALGDSTKYAGSTRFEWVVVHDQVRTVDQIIGDMSGNFVIPEPATMSLLVLGGLAGLIRRHRNCGR; encoded by the coding sequence ATGAAGATGTCGGCAATCACGATTGTTGCAGCCACCGCGGTATTGGTTTTGATGGGCAGTTCAGCCTCGGCGGGGTTGATCCACCAGTGGACCTTCGACGACTCCGCCAATCGGTTAGCTGACACGGGAAGTTCGCCGTCGGGTCTGGCCATAGTCAGCGGCAGTGCCGGCTACATCTATGGCAGGGATCCCAACCCGGCCAGGGCCATGCTTCTGTTTGGCTACAGCAAAGCCGCCACAACGGTGACGAGTTTCGGGTCCAGTTTTACGATGGAGACATGGCTGTATCTTGATGCCGCCGGGAGCAACGGCTGGCTCAGGCCCATGAACGGCTGGACGCAGAGCCCGTGCTCGTTGCACATGGGCAACAACATGATCGGCACGACTGTCGGCGCCAATCCCTCATACTCCGCAACAGCCACCGCGGGCGGAGCCTGGAGCGCGCCGATGTACACGTGGATCTTCATCGCAGTAGTGGCCGACGCGGCAAACGGCGTGGCGAAAACTTATGCCAAAAGCACCAATGATGCGGCTCTTACTCTGGTCGCTCAGGGCGCGTATAACGGCTCATCGACGGCCGCTAATGCCTTCGCACTCGGCGATAGCACCAAGTATGCCGGCAGCACCAGGTTTGAATGGGTTGTCGTGCATGATCAGGTTCGGACGGTAGATCAGATCATCGGCGACATGAGCGGCAACTTCGTAATTCCTGAGCCTGCGACGATGAGCCTGCTGGTTCTGGGCGGTTTGGCGGGGTTGATCCGCCGCCACCGCAACTGCGGGCGGTAG
- a CDS encoding glycogen-binding domain-containing protein yields MVTKGRRKGTYRFVLQSVDGAKKAELAGTFNEWTPQPMRLNKDGQFIAEVPMSRGTYEYKFVVDGKWILDPDCSDIAANDVGTFNSVFSVK; encoded by the coding sequence ATGGTCACCAAAGGACGCAGGAAAGGGACGTACCGGTTCGTGCTCCAGTCTGTCGACGGGGCCAAGAAGGCGGAACTGGCCGGGACATTCAATGAATGGACGCCCCAGCCGATGCGGCTGAACAAGGACGGGCAGTTCATCGCCGAAGTGCCGATGTCCAGGGGAACATACGAGTACAAGTTCGTCGTCGACGGCAAGTGGATCCTGGACCCCGACTGCAGCGACATCGCCGCCAACGACGTTGGGACGTTCAACTCCGTCTTCAGTGTGAAGTAA
- a CDS encoding class II aldolase/adducin family protein, which produces MSVIAELTEMGRRMVRANLVAGPGGNISARDGRRMICSPSGYDVDAIPARDWAVVDLARERQVRGAKATCEFELHLRVLQARSDVNFICHSHPATVVGLISGGQDLQPFTPDFVTFVDHVVHLPYMMIGGSEFARAVAQAAAGGANCVAIRNHGLVTFGATMRQALTRTIVIDDQARVQMAALVAGRPRPLPRRTQDIIRKLDFEVIRQKLQ; this is translated from the coding sequence ATGAGTGTGATCGCGGAACTGACGGAGATGGGTCGGCGAATGGTGCGGGCGAATCTGGTCGCCGGGCCCGGCGGCAACATCAGCGCCCGCGACGGGCGGCGGATGATCTGCTCGCCCAGCGGATACGATGTGGACGCGATCCCCGCGCGGGACTGGGCGGTTGTCGATCTGGCGCGCGAGCGCCAGGTTCGCGGCGCCAAGGCCACCTGCGAGTTCGAGCTGCACCTGCGCGTGCTGCAGGCCCGAAGCGACGTCAACTTCATCTGCCACTCCCACCCCGCCACGGTCGTCGGGCTGATCTCCGGCGGGCAGGACCTCCAGCCCTTCACGCCGGACTTCGTGACCTTCGTCGACCACGTCGTGCATCTGCCCTACATGATGATCGGCGGCAGCGAGTTCGCCCGGGCGGTCGCCCAGGCCGCCGCCGGCGGGGCCAACTGCGTCGCCATCCGCAATCACGGCCTGGTGACCTTCGGCGCCACCATGCGCCAGGCCCTGACGCGCACGATCGTGATCGACGACCAGGCTCGCGTGCAGATGGCCGCCCTCGTCGCCGGGCGACCGCGCCCCCTGCCCCGCCGCACGCAGGACATCATCCGCAAGCTCGACTTCGAGGTGATCCGCCAGAAGCTGCAGTGA
- a CDS encoding GNAT family N-acetyltransferase has protein sequence MPDVDMQIAPVPARHRRMAMGFVAAGRDSGYMAAQRASALRRLFDSRVGEAWLWWVRQWGRCQAAAMILAGAGRTGMLYYSPPGAPGVDEESLTTLLATLAPAAMAEGPLSLVQAACSPEDHRDVDLLRGAGFELLAELIYMRLDLATPPEEFEEPAIVWRRYGQFTQDQLAAVIKASYEQSLDCPPLRGRRQIADVIAGHKASGAFSPKSWWIAFIDEVPAGCVLVNASHDGLGADVVYLGVAAAARGKGLGRKLLSRAAAQAYMSGYQCLTLAVDAGNTYAMRLYQDAGFREQYRRVTYAMFPLEKL, from the coding sequence ATGCCCGACGTAGATATGCAGATTGCCCCGGTTCCGGCGCGCCATCGGCGTATGGCGATGGGGTTTGTCGCCGCCGGGCGCGACAGCGGATACATGGCCGCCCAGCGGGCCTCGGCCTTGCGACGCCTGTTTGACTCGCGCGTGGGCGAGGCGTGGCTGTGGTGGGTGCGGCAGTGGGGGCGTTGCCAAGCCGCGGCCATGATCCTGGCCGGAGCGGGTCGCACGGGCATGCTCTACTACAGCCCCCCGGGGGCGCCCGGGGTCGACGAGGAATCGCTGACGACGCTGCTGGCGACCCTGGCGCCGGCGGCGATGGCCGAAGGTCCGCTCTCGCTGGTCCAGGCGGCCTGCTCGCCCGAAGACCATCGCGACGTCGACCTGCTGCGCGGGGCGGGGTTCGAGCTGCTGGCCGAACTGATCTACATGCGCCTGGACCTGGCGACGCCGCCGGAAGAGTTCGAAGAGCCGGCCATCGTCTGGCGGCGATACGGGCAGTTCACGCAGGACCAACTCGCCGCGGTCATCAAGGCATCCTACGAACAGTCGCTGGACTGCCCGCCGCTGCGGGGCAGGCGGCAGATCGCCGACGTGATCGCCGGGCACAAGGCCAGCGGCGCGTTCTCGCCCAAGTCGTGGTGGATCGCCTTCATTGATGAGGTTCCTGCCGGCTGCGTGCTGGTCAACGCCTCGCATGACGGGCTTGGGGCCGATGTGGTGTACCTGGGGGTGGCCGCTGCTGCCCGCGGCAAAGGCCTGGGGCGCAAACTCCTGTCGCGGGCGGCGGCGCAGGCGTACATGTCCGGTTATCAATGCCTGACGCTGGCGGTGGACGCGGGCAACACGTACGCGATGCGTCTCTATCAGGACGCCGGGTTCCGCGAGCAATACCGCCGCGTGACCTACGCGATGTTCCCGTTGGAGAAGTTGTGA
- the pdxA gene encoding 4-hydroxythreonine-4-phosphate dehydrogenase PdxA: MDDARPTIGITMGDPCGVGAEVIVKALASRELRARARFVLFGFYEQLGYTADTAEIDLGAVRVHHEELRRFEVDMVAADYDEVAQPASMPRGPSRLGGLASLAFLEDAIAAARTGVIDALVTAPISKTSWQMAGVKRFPGHTELLAERCGVRNVTMMFVSPQLKVALATTHHAIADLRNLITIGAVFNPIDLADQALKRWFGVAKPKIAVAGLNPHAGEEGRFGDEESRIIAPAILLATEAGIDAVGPFPADTIFRQATESKFDCVVAMYHDQALIPIKLLAWDTAVNLTLGLPIIRTSPDHGTAFDIAGRNKANPASMIAAIELAITLAGKKTK; encoded by the coding sequence ATGGATGACGCACGGCCCACAATCGGAATCACCATGGGCGACCCCTGCGGCGTTGGCGCCGAGGTGATCGTCAAGGCGCTGGCCTCGCGCGAGCTGCGCGCGCGGGCGCGATTCGTCCTCTTCGGATTCTACGAGCAGCTAGGCTACACGGCCGACACCGCCGAGATCGACCTGGGCGCCGTTCGCGTGCATCACGAGGAACTGCGGCGTTTCGAGGTGGACATGGTGGCCGCCGATTACGACGAAGTCGCGCAGCCGGCCTCGATGCCGCGCGGCCCCAGCCGACTGGGCGGGCTGGCGTCGCTGGCGTTTCTGGAAGACGCGATCGCCGCGGCGCGGACAGGCGTCATCGACGCCCTCGTCACCGCCCCGATCTCGAAGACCTCGTGGCAGATGGCCGGGGTCAAGCGGTTTCCCGGACATACCGAACTGCTGGCCGAGCGCTGCGGCGTGCGGAACGTGACGATGATGTTCGTCTCGCCGCAGCTCAAGGTCGCGCTGGCCACCACGCACCACGCCATCGCCGACCTGCGGAACCTGATCACCATCGGAGCCGTCTTCAACCCGATCGACCTGGCCGACCAGGCCCTGAAACGCTGGTTCGGCGTGGCCAAGCCCAAGATCGCCGTCGCCGGCCTCAACCCCCACGCCGGAGAGGAGGGGCGCTTCGGCGACGAGGAATCCCGCATCATCGCCCCGGCGATTCTGCTGGCGACCGAGGCCGGAATCGACGCCGTCGGGCCATTCCCGGCCGACACGATCTTCCGCCAGGCGACCGAGAGCAAGTTCGACTGCGTAGTGGCGATGTATCACGACCAGGCGCTGATCCCCATCAAGCTGCTGGCGTGGGACACGGCGGTGAATCTCACGCTGGGCCTGCCGATCATCCGCACCAGCCCCGACCACGGCACGGCGTTCGACATCGCCGGTCGCAACAAGGCCAACCCCGCCAGCATGATTGCGGCCATCGAGTTGGCGATCACCCTGGCGGGGAAAAAGACGAAGTGA
- a CDS encoding riboflavin synthase: MFTGIIRHVGVVKAAVDRGGSRRLSIDVGPLGAGLGVGDSVAVNGACLTASAVAGSVAEFDVIAETLGRSGLGKLSAGSRVNLERALTLQDGIDGHLVQGHVDGRATVKNIRRGNEWVIEFAAAADVTDQMVPKGSVALDGVSLTLVDVGNGTFSVAIIPTTLKDTTLANLRPGDQVNVEVDLIGKYVRRYLAQIAAGEGGGLSLEKLRRAGFV, encoded by the coding sequence ATGTTCACAGGAATCATACGACATGTTGGTGTTGTTAAAGCGGCGGTGGACCGCGGCGGTTCGCGGCGGCTGAGCATCGACGTTGGCCCGCTGGGGGCGGGGCTGGGCGTCGGCGACAGCGTGGCGGTCAACGGCGCGTGCCTGACGGCTAGCGCCGTTGCCGGCAGCGTTGCCGAGTTTGACGTGATCGCCGAGACGCTCGGGCGCAGCGGCTTGGGCAAGCTGTCGGCAGGGTCGCGCGTGAACCTCGAGCGGGCGCTGACGCTGCAGGACGGGATCGACGGGCACCTGGTGCAGGGGCACGTCGACGGCAGGGCGACGGTGAAGAACATCCGCCGCGGCAATGAATGGGTGATCGAGTTTGCGGCCGCCGCCGACGTGACGGACCAGATGGTGCCCAAGGGCTCGGTGGCTCTGGACGGCGTCTCGCTGACACTGGTCGACGTGGGCAATGGAACCTTCAGCGTGGCGATCATCCCCACGACGCTCAAGGACACGACGCTGGCCAATCTGCGGCCGGGCGATCAGGTGAACGTGGAAGTCGATCTCATCGGCAAGTACGTCCGGCGCTATCTGGCCCAGATCGCCGCCGGCGAAGGCGGGGGATTGTCTTTGGAAAAACTCCGCCGCGCGGGGTTCGTATGA
- a CDS encoding DUF933 domain-containing protein → MRVTLIGPPQSGKSMLFSAVAVAGGSHVDLSRSDQPHMAMVKVPDERLDWLSEHYKPEKTTPAELEFVDLPGLDLSDDAGRTRARAHWAAMRQSDMLVFVVRAFEESDAPAYRDRIDPAGDVEELIAEMIFADMDQVSSRIDKLHASIKKPSRDHKDEQRELELMERLLAALENEKPISSALTNDAEGKLVRSFAFLSQKPMLVVLNCGEESLGEPAPEKVHDLPALQLSAKIEAEIAQLPPAERQEFQADLGLTGSARDRLVQACYRGLGLISFLTAGEDECRAWTIPAGTEAVVAAGEIHSDIARGFIRAETVSFEDHKAAGEFKNARAAGKVRLEGKTYIVQDGDIINFRFNV, encoded by the coding sequence ATGCGTGTAACGCTGATTGGTCCGCCGCAGTCGGGTAAGAGCATGTTGTTTTCGGCAGTGGCCGTGGCGGGCGGGTCGCATGTCGACCTGTCGCGCAGCGACCAGCCTCACATGGCGATGGTCAAGGTGCCCGACGAGCGGCTGGACTGGCTCTCGGAGCATTACAAGCCCGAGAAGACCACGCCGGCTGAGCTGGAGTTCGTGGACCTTCCCGGCCTGGACCTCTCCGACGACGCCGGGCGCACCCGCGCCCGCGCGCACTGGGCGGCGATGCGGCAGAGCGACATGCTCGTTTTCGTCGTGCGGGCGTTTGAAGAGTCCGACGCGCCGGCGTACCGCGACCGCATCGACCCGGCCGGCGACGTCGAGGAACTCATCGCCGAGATGATCTTCGCCGACATGGACCAGGTCAGTAGCCGCATCGACAAGCTGCACGCCTCGATCAAGAAGCCCTCGCGCGACCACAAAGACGAGCAGCGCGAGCTGGAGCTGATGGAGCGGCTGCTGGCGGCATTGGAAAACGAAAAGCCCATCAGCTCGGCCCTGACCAACGACGCCGAGGGCAAACTCGTGCGCAGCTTCGCCTTCCTGTCGCAAAAGCCCATGCTCGTGGTGCTCAACTGCGGCGAGGAGTCGCTGGGCGAGCCCGCGCCTGAAAAAGTGCATGACCTGCCCGCGCTGCAGCTTTCGGCCAAGATCGAAGCCGAGATCGCCCAACTGCCTCCGGCCGAGCGCCAGGAGTTCCAGGCCGACCTGGGCCTCACCGGCAGCGCCCGCGACCGCCTGGTGCAGGCGTGCTACCGTGGTCTGGGGCTGATCAGTTTCCTGACGGCAGGCGAGGACGAATGCCGCGCCTGGACAATTCCCGCCGGCACCGAAGCGGTCGTCGCGGCAGGTGAGATTCACTCCGACATCGCCCGCGGGTTCATCCGCGCCGAGACGGTCAGCTTTGAGGACCACAAAGCGGCCGGGGAGTTCAAGAACGCCCGCGCCGCAGGCAAAGTCCGCCTCGAGGGCAAGACGTACATCGTTCAGGACGGGGACATTATCAACTTCAGGTTTAACGTGTAG
- a CDS encoding glycosyltransferase — translation MTQHSDAGGPTARPVKVLMLTATVGAGHNSATAAIMEALKHSPVPLQIERLDLMTVVPRWFRAYYASGYEVVMTHMPRLYGVGYRLTNHPHGARRGVMESLRMAIERLAMRKLARRLVQDPPDLIVNAHFLAAPMIGRMIQAGRLPTRQVTIVTDVEVHRMWYATGVEHWFVASDYSGAFLQRWGIDPAAITVTGIPIHPKWNEPLDKDRILSEWQLPRDNPIAILTGGTEFTIGPIVDIARDILKTCPQAYLVVLAGRDKNLLGELSKIAAAESRLKPVSFTDRSHELVEAASVMLTKPGGITTTECLAKGVPMILMNPVPGHEGGNAEYYQRQGAAIVARGQEQIVSALKTLLDNPDRLADMGRKARALSHLSTPLVAQGIINRCKEIYQNSNQ, via the coding sequence ATGACACAACACAGCGACGCCGGCGGCCCGACGGCCAGACCCGTGAAGGTCCTGATGCTGACCGCCACCGTCGGGGCCGGACACAACTCCGCCACGGCGGCGATCATGGAAGCCCTCAAGCACTCCCCCGTGCCGCTGCAGATCGAGAGGCTGGACCTGATGACGGTCGTGCCGCGGTGGTTTCGCGCGTATTACGCCAGCGGCTACGAGGTCGTCATGACCCACATGCCCCGCCTGTACGGGGTGGGGTATCGCCTGACCAATCACCCCCACGGGGCGCGGCGCGGCGTCATGGAGAGCCTGCGGATGGCGATCGAGCGCCTGGCCATGCGCAAGCTGGCCCGGCGCCTGGTCCAGGACCCGCCCGACCTGATCGTCAACGCGCACTTCCTGGCCGCACCGATGATCGGGCGGATGATCCAGGCGGGGCGGCTGCCCACGCGGCAGGTCACGATCGTCACCGACGTCGAGGTGCATCGCATGTGGTATGCCACCGGCGTCGAGCACTGGTTCGTCGCGTCGGACTATTCCGGGGCCTTCCTGCAGAGGTGGGGTATCGACCCGGCCGCGATCACCGTCACCGGCATCCCCATCCATCCCAAGTGGAATGAACCCCTCGACAAGGACCGGATCCTCAGCGAGTGGCAGCTACCGCGCGACAACCCCATCGCCATCCTGACCGGCGGCACGGAGTTCACCATCGGGCCCATCGTCGATATCGCCCGGGACATCCTGAAGACCTGCCCGCAGGCATACCTGGTCGTGCTGGCCGGGCGCGACAAAAACCTTCTGGGCGAGTTGTCGAAGATCGCGGCCGCCGAAAGCCGCCTCAAGCCCGTCTCGTTCACCGATCGCTCGCACGAGCTGGTCGAGGCCGCCTCCGTCATGCTGACCAAGCCCGGCGGCATCACCACCACCGAATGCCTGGCCAAAGGCGTTCCGATGATTCTGATGAACCCCGTTCCCGGACACGAGGGCGGCAACGCCGAGTACTACCAGCGCCAGGGCGCCGCCATCGTCGCACGCGGGCAGGAGCAGATCGTCTCGGCGCTCAAGACCCTGCTGGACAACCCCGACCGCCTCGCCGACATGGGCCGAAAGGCTCGCGCCCTGTCGCACCTGTCCACCCCGCTGGTCGCCCAAGGCATCATCAACCGCTGCAAGGAAATCTACCAAAACAGTAACCAGTAA
- a CDS encoding thymidylate synthase yields MKSIHIVEQSLPMAWEKAVLACWHVGDAFPTEYDKPGDPASRDVTATIHVTAPFDEPRIHRAFPGGLDDLEKYRAEMLYGVHDHWIDPAAGKWEYTYHERLREYRVPGLTNLFDQIEGAVERLKQAPHTRRAQAVTWQVWNDMHIADPACLQRLWFRISNGKLHMNAHMRSNDAYKAAFMNMYAFTELQAEMAARLGIAPGDYIHIADSFHIYGSYFADFEGFLKLSQSQAQANKTFTMDFAREIFLEGCDKLLAEPDMPETKKALVRARRQQLLSQAN; encoded by the coding sequence ATGAAATCAATCCACATCGTTGAGCAGTCGCTGCCGATGGCATGGGAGAAGGCGGTCCTGGCCTGCTGGCACGTGGGCGACGCATTCCCCACCGAGTATGACAAGCCCGGCGACCCGGCCAGCCGCGACGTCACCGCCACCATCCACGTGACCGCCCCGTTCGACGAGCCGCGAATCCACCGAGCCTTTCCCGGCGGGCTCGACGACCTCGAAAAATACCGCGCCGAAATGCTCTACGGCGTCCATGACCACTGGATCGACCCCGCGGCAGGCAAGTGGGAGTACACCTACCACGAACGCCTGCGTGAGTATCGCGTGCCGGGCCTGACCAACCTCTTCGACCAGATCGAAGGCGCCGTCGAACGCCTCAAGCAGGCCCCCCACACCCGCCGCGCCCAGGCCGTCACCTGGCAGGTCTGGAACGACATGCACATCGCCGACCCGGCCTGCCTGCAGCGCCTCTGGTTTCGAATCTCCAACGGCAAGCTCCACATGAACGCCCACATGCGCAGCAACGACGCGTACAAGGCCGCCTTCATGAACATGTACGCCTTCACCGAACTCCAGGCCGAGATGGCCGCACGCCTGGGCATCGCCCCCGGCGACTACATCCACATCGCCGACAGCTTCCACATCTACGGCAGCTACTTCGCCGACTTCGAAGGCTTCCTCAAGCTCTCGCAATCGCAGGCCCAGGCCAACAAGACCTTCACCATGGACTTCGCCCGCGAGATATTCCTGGAAGGCTGCGACAAGCTGCTAGCCGAGCCCGACATGCCCGAGACCAAAAAGGCCCTAGTCCGCGCCCGTCGCCAGCAGTTGCTGTCGCAGGCGAACTAG
- a CDS encoding ankyrin repeat domain-containing protein, which translates to MKDGLDANATAPCGYGLLALAVNNAQVECVKVLLARKPRLGYPSVLAGACNSLGLHGISIENRLEIVRLLIAAGADLNASDGMNRTPLTTAISTSATSPPGPMGQRLLLGQKAVDILLAAGAAPNYADRSRGAPLLWACERGLAQTAKSLLDRGAKPGGMVSGLADVRVDALHAAACGGYNDIVALLLARGAKVDEEDGYHRTALYYAAASGFADTVDLLIAHGANIEAVTDGRTPLGWAASDYYLTLAVETLLSRGAKVHPAGAVPPLRVAACGYGTDSPMVAMLLGRGAKLDEVSAAALGRLDDLRRILDANRSGTTRLSWEDMDALGWAHRHRHEAEARLLIERGAKPNPECAAWLGMADAVAAYMTANPLPAARDAEEDAGPGPWGALMREAASGGRNAIIELLLARGYDLRRDSDCLEYAAQYRHRRTVKLLLDRGANVKPPCAALNRAAEAGDIEMARLLLSKGADINGEADISDSGGWPPLPKAISAGQVEMARFLLSQGADAPEDGKFIEAMPHHDKNALSCNFKLFMDYHKKKGHTQQALNEALAGVAESAVPEYVETLLAMGANPKGLDHWDRPLLWFADDRTAKLLLERGAEVDILSACALGRTDQVRAMLKADPKLARVGQDPSGVDYTPLRVAAMHGRIEIMTLLLDQGVTPDRHIVSSAIFYKQKDALALLLERGAGLGGDQALHYARHHGGGDGYVPPLVEAATFNAGREIMQLLKEHRARRAKVKTQSLP; encoded by the coding sequence TTGAAAGACGGCCTCGACGCCAACGCCACTGCGCCTTGCGGTTACGGATTGCTGGCATTGGCCGTCAACAATGCGCAGGTCGAGTGCGTCAAGGTCCTGCTGGCGCGCAAGCCTCGGCTCGGGTATCCGTCAGTCCTGGCCGGTGCGTGCAATTCCCTGGGTCTCCACGGCATCTCAATAGAAAACCGCCTGGAAATCGTCCGTCTGCTCATTGCCGCCGGGGCCGACCTCAATGCCTCCGACGGGATGAACCGCACGCCCCTGACAACCGCCATCTCCACTTCAGCGACATCGCCGCCGGGCCCGATGGGGCAGCGATTGCTGTTGGGGCAAAAAGCGGTGGACATTCTCCTGGCCGCCGGCGCCGCCCCGAATTATGCCGACCGCTCGCGCGGCGCTCCGCTTCTGTGGGCGTGCGAGCGCGGTCTGGCCCAGACGGCCAAATCGCTTCTGGACCGAGGCGCCAAACCGGGCGGAATGGTGAGCGGTCTGGCGGACGTAAGAGTAGACGCGCTGCACGCGGCCGCCTGCGGCGGGTACAACGACATCGTTGCACTGTTGCTGGCTCGCGGGGCGAAGGTCGATGAGGAGGACGGTTACCACCGCACGGCGCTGTACTATGCGGCAGCGTCGGGGTTCGCCGACACGGTGGACTTGTTGATCGCCCATGGAGCCAATATCGAGGCGGTTACCGACGGGCGCACCCCTTTGGGCTGGGCCGCGAGCGATTATTACTTGACCCTTGCGGTCGAGACGCTCCTGTCGCGAGGGGCAAAAGTGCATCCAGCCGGCGCGGTGCCGCCGCTACGAGTTGCGGCTTGCGGTTACGGAACCGACTCTCCAATGGTCGCGATGCTGCTGGGTCGCGGGGCAAAGCTGGACGAGGTCTCGGCGGCCGCTCTGGGGAGGCTGGACGACCTGCGGCGGATTCTGGATGCCAATCGCTCCGGGACTACCAGGCTGAGCTGGGAAGACATGGATGCCTTGGGGTGGGCGCATCGTCATCGGCATGAAGCGGAGGCGCGGCTGCTGATCGAACGCGGCGCAAAGCCCAACCCCGAGTGTGCGGCGTGGCTGGGGATGGCCGATGCGGTAGCGGCGTATATGACGGCCAATCCTTTGCCTGCCGCCCGCGACGCGGAAGAGGATGCGGGCCCCGGGCCGTGGGGGGCGCTCATGCGAGAGGCTGCTTCCGGCGGGCGCAATGCCATCATCGAACTGCTGCTCGCCCGCGGCTATGACTTGCGCCGCGACAGCGACTGCCTGGAATACGCCGCCCAGTATCGCCACCGTCGGACCGTCAAGCTGCTGCTGGATAGAGGCGCCAATGTCAAACCTCCCTGTGCCGCGCTGAACCGTGCCGCCGAGGCCGGCGACATCGAGATGGCGCGCCTCCTGCTGTCCAAAGGCGCCGACATCAACGGCGAGGCAGATATCAGCGACAGCGGCGGCTGGCCGCCTCTGCCCAAAGCAATTTCTGCGGGGCAGGTGGAGATGGCCCGGTTCCTTTTGTCGCAGGGAGCCGATGCTCCCGAAGACGGCAAGTTCATCGAGGCGATGCCCCATCATGACAAGAATGCGCTGTCCTGCAATTTCAAGCTGTTCATGGACTACCACAAGAAGAAGGGCCATACGCAGCAGGCGCTGAATGAGGCATTGGCCGGAGTTGCAGAGTCGGCGGTGCCGGAATATGTGGAGACGCTCCTTGCGATGGGCGCCAATCCTAAGGGCCTGGACCACTGGGACCGCCCCCTGCTGTGGTTTGCCGACGATCGAACCGCGAAACTGCTGCTGGAGCGTGGTGCAGAGGTCGATATTCTGTCCGCCTGCGCCCTGGGCCGCACCGACCAGGTTCGAGCAATGTTGAAGGCCGATCCGAAACTTGCGCGCGTGGGGCAAGATCCTTCCGGGGTCGACTACACGCCTCTGCGAGTGGCGGCGATGCACGGGCGCATCGAGATCATGACACTGCTGCTGGATCAGGGCGTGACGCCGGACCGACACATTGTGTCATCTGCGATCTTTTACAAGCAGAAAGACGCTCTGGCCTTGCTGCTGGAACGCGGAGCGGGTCTGGGCGGCGACCAAGCCCTCCACTATGCTCGCCACCACGGCGGCGGCGACGGATATGTGCCTCCGCTGGTGGAGGCCGCCACCTTCAACGCCGGCAGGGAAATCATGCAGTTGCTCAAAGAGCATCGCGCCCGACGGGCAAAGGTGAAGACGCAATCTCTGCCATAG
- a CDS encoding HEAT repeat domain-containing protein — protein MKSKLASRTRILCSTLLLALFAAMGAVAATSCSGRRPATASSVPTTAELVSNYVNWQPPKNSADFPNPYRGQVLAAGAGIVPALIAAHTPKAKLSSAIARALGEIGDPAAFPFLLEAFRSDSRQDIALAIGSSCRASEVDETFRLLDKPALRKLLSVILGEKWASLKDEDSEEVRKHVLEHLEEIIRDCRQRSKPVLG, from the coding sequence ATGAAATCTAAACTCGCTTCTAGAACGCGCATTCTATGCTCTACCCTGCTGCTGGCGCTGTTTGCGGCGATGGGCGCCGTTGCTGCCACTTCGTGCTCAGGTAGAAGACCCGCAACCGCGTCGTCAGTCCCGACGACAGCAGAATTGGTCAGCAACTATGTCAACTGGCAGCCTCCCAAGAACTCAGCCGATTTTCCAAATCCATATCGTGGACAAGTTCTGGCTGCAGGCGCGGGTATTGTGCCGGCTTTAATAGCAGCACACACCCCAAAAGCCAAGCTTTCATCAGCGATTGCCAGAGCGCTGGGCGAGATCGGCGACCCTGCGGCATTTCCGTTCCTGCTCGAGGCCTTCAGAAGCGATTCAAGGCAAGATATTGCCCTGGCAATCGGCAGCTCGTGCCGAGCATCCGAGGTTGACGAAACGTTCAGGTTGCTGGATAAGCCCGCCCTTCGTAAGCTGCTCAGCGTGATTCTGGGTGAGAAATGGGCGTCCCTTAAGGATGAGGATAGTGAGGAAGTAAGGAAGCACGTCCTTGAACATCTGGAAGAGATTATCAGGGACTGCAGACAACGCAGTAAGCCTGTCTTGGGATAG